Proteins from a genomic interval of Malassezia vespertilionis chromosome 9, complete sequence:
- a CDS encoding aspartate--tRNA ligase (COG:J; EggNog:ENOG503NUP6) — protein sequence MDKHNTASHSPARSISRYKILDSILPTRPSSRLRLFGKSDDSEGEKSPTKPDRNVWSPASMHAYADSVDEREQRRERKLEEQYAFEREVQLRRRLSEEHAAQTETPEQRARYGKGGVYYHDDTPCDPMDDILQLNNLLRDKPAELSALVGQTRRIRGRIHVMRHMGPRLTFMVLRDYSITMQTVLSESANGVTAHMLHWANRLPVESLVLVQGTLQLPHETITGCSVTNLELKVTHLSLISANLEQLPFSVDAAERAFNHSLEEHHDWEEPGTPHTDHSSGHTHDSNGSHHALIITMRTRLNNRLIDLRTPTAQAIFRIQSTVCNEFRKYLTKDGFLEIHTPKLQGGASESGASVFQVGYFGRSAFLAQSPQLYKQMCIIADMKRVFEVGSVFRAENSNTARHMTEYTGLDLEMEVNTYYDAIRVIDGMLKHIFTVLRNDCDPLLQRIRQHFPSSELVWRDETLILPFSEGVRMLCESGYRSEDGMEPDVHEDLQTRAEIRLGELVKERYGTDYYILDKFPTAARPFYALPDENDPQFTNSFDIFVRGQEICTGGQRIHDAEMLEENIHRHGIDPSSGLEEYLEGFRLGAPPHAGCGIGLERLVMLYLNLDDIRLASLFYRDPKSFAVKKRQELRHPEASTNPPPWRQHLSLFSQGNTPRSLTSSMQPIEKLIANYGDSSNTSWLDERFTIWRDSDTGAAVGFSKRRSYAFIVGDPLCDRSQYPRVVQRFLAFLKTQKRKPVWLMVSDQIEAILGGRCGWCTLSCTVDQRVRDVRKNNARHDPEIQRKLRHAEKEGVTVQAFPLHQNVPQAVRDECDKRIQAWHASRRGPQVHLTDVKPWIDPQHRSYFIARDADKEVCCLVVIAQLSPEAGYQVKWAMSFPDAPSGAIEFTILQALDTVAGSPVTFGTAAASRVTAVHGLSGIAFKILSRVYNNVVERTHLLRKGDFREKLGAQNDPTYICYPKGSLSVFGARDIVDFFREGS from the coding sequence ATGGACAAACACAATACTGCTTCCCACTCGCCGGCGCGGTCGATTTCGCGATACAAGATTTTAGACTCGATCCTCCCGACGCGCCCGAGCAGTCGACTACGGCTTTTTGGCAAAAGCGATGACTCGGAAGGGGAAAAAAGCCCGACCAAGCCGGACAGGAACGTATGGAGCCCTGCCAGCATGCACGCATATGCTGATTCCGTTGATGAGCGGGAacagcgacgcgagcgTAAGCTGGAGGAGCAGTATGCGTTTGAGCGCGAAGTCCAGCTCCGCCGCCGACTTAGCGAAGaacatgcggcgcagactGAAACGCCCGAACAGCGTGCACGATATGGTAAAGGCGGCGTGTATTACCATGACGATACTCCGTGCGATCCTATGGATGATATCCTGCAGCTGAACAACTTGCTGAGGGATAAACCTGCAGAACTAAGCGCATTGGTcggccaaacgcgccgcatccgcgGACGGATCCATGTGATGCGGCACATGGGCCCTCGCCTTACGTTCATGGTACTGCGCGACTATAGTATTACGATGCAGACGGTCCTGTCTGAGTCGGCGAATGGTGTGACGGCGCATATGCTGCACTGGGCGAACCGGTTGCCGGTCGAGTCCCTAGTGCTAGTCCAAGGCACTTTGCAGCTGCCGCACGAGACAATTACTGGATGCAGCGTCACCAATTTGGAGCTCAAAGTGACGCACCTATCCCTTATCTCGGCCAATCTTGAGCAGCTTCCATTCAGTGTCGATGCCGCGGAACGCGCGTTTAACCACTCTTTGGAAGAGCACCACGATTGGGAAGAGCCTGGCACGCCGCATACGGACCATTCTTCGGGACACACACATGACAGCAACGGATCGCATCATGCACTGATTATCACGATGCGTACGCGCCTGAACAACCGCCTGATTGATCTGCGCACGCCAACGGCGCAAGCCATTTTCCGCATTCAGTCAACCGTGTGCAATGAGTTCCGCAAATATTTGACCAAGGACGGCTTTCTCGAGATCCATACCCCCAAGCTGCAGGGCGGTGCGTCggagagcggcgcatccgtgTTCCAGGTCGGCTACTTTGGCCGCTCGGCCTTCCTTGCACAGAGCCCCCAACTGTACAAGCAGATGTGCATCATTGCCGACATGAAGCGCGTGTTTGAGGTTGGGTCTGTTTTTCGCGCGGAGAACAGCaacacggcgcggcatATGACCGAATATACGGGGCTGGACTTGGAGATGGAGGTCAACACCTACTATGATGCGATCAGAGTCATCGATGGGATGCTTAAGCACATCTTTACTGTCCTGCGCAACGACTGCGATCCTCTCCTCCAACGTATCCGGCAGCATTTTCCCAGCTCCGAGCTTGTCTGGCGCGACGAGACGCTCATTTTGCCATTCAGCGAAGGTGTGCGGATGCTCTGCGAATCTGGGTACCGCTCAGAAGACGGTATGGAGCCAGACGTACATGAAGATTTGCAGACCCGCGCAGAGATCCGACTCGGCGAGCTCGTCAAGGAACGCTACGGCACAGACTACTACATCTTGGACAAGTTTCCCACCGCTGCGCGGCCGTTTTATGCGCTCCCAGACGAGAACGACCCCCAGTTTACCAACTCGTTCGACATCTTTGTGCGTGGCCAAGAGATTTGCACGGGCGGTCAGCGTATCCATGACGCAGAGATGCTCGAGGAGAATATCCACCGCCACGGCATCGATCCGTCCAGTGGCCTGGAAGAGTACCTCGAAGGCTtccgccttggcgcgccgccgcatgcAGGATGTGGTATCGGCCTCGAAAGACTTGTCATGCTTTACTTGAACCTGGACGACATCCGCCTTGCCTCGCTCTTTTACCGCGATCCAAAGAGCTTTGCGGTGAAAAAGCGGCAGGAGCTGCGCCACCCCGAAGCCAGCACGAATCCGCCGCCGTGGCGCCAGCATTTATCGCTATTTTCCCAGGGcaacacgccgcgctccttgaCGTCTTCAATGCAGCCCATCGAGAAGCTCATCGCCAACTATGGCGACTCGTCCAACACCTCCTGGCTCGACGAACGCTTCACGATATGGCGCGATAGCGATACGGGCGCAGCGGTAGGCTTTTCGAAGCGACGCAGCTATGCGTTCATTGTCGGCGATCCTCTCTGCGATCGCTCGCAGTATccgcgcgtcgtgcaaCGGTTCCTCGCGTTCCTCAAGACACAGAAGCGCAAGCCTGTGTGGCTCATGGTATCGGATCAGATAGAGGCGATTCTCGGCGGGCGCTGTGGATGGTGTACCTTGTCTTGCACCGTCGAtcagcgcgtgcgcgacgtgcggaAAAACAATGCACGCCACGACCCAGAAATCCAACGCAAGCTCCGGCACGCCGAGAAAGAAGGCGTTACTGTGCAAGCTTTCCCGCTGCATCAGAATGTGCCGCAGGCGGTGCGCGATGAGTGCGATAAGCGCATCCAAGCTTGGCATGCCTCGCGGAGAGGCCCACAGGTGCACCTTACCGATGTCAAGCCGTGGATTGATCCGCAGCACCGCTCCTACTttattgcgcgcgatgcagacaAGGAAGTTTGCTGCTTGGTCGTCATTGCACAGCTGTCACCCGAGGCGGGCTACCAAGTCAAGTGGGCCATGTCGTTTcccgatgcgccgtcggGTGCGATTGAATTCACGATCCTCCAGGCTTTGGACACGGTTGCAGGCTCGCCGGTCACGTTTGGcactgctgctgcgtcgcgcgttACTGCCGTGCATGGACTGAGTGGAATCGCGTTCAAGATCCTCTCGCGCGTGTACAATAATGTGGTCGAGCGTACACATCTCTTGCGCAAGGGCGATTTTCGCGAgaagctcggcgcgcagaatGATCCTACATATATTTGTTATCCAAAAGGCAGTTTGTCGGTGTTTGGTGCGCGTGATATAGTAGACTTTTTCCGTGAGGGGTCGTAA
- a CDS encoding RNA helicase (COG:A; EggNog:ENOG503NW41) has product MAFWKPGVGRPGTLTTRLIAASALDRASVRESDASIDVSAAFAPPSAELKSRLPVAKHRNALLYLVEQHGVVIVVGHTGSGKTTQIPQYLLEAGWAADGRQIVCTQPRRVAATSVAARVAQEMGVRVGEEVGYAVRFENCTDPQRTRLKYVTPGLLFRECMQDPLLSRYSVVMVDEAHERGVYTDLLIAVLKKIQRKRPALRILLSSATLDAEAFARYFDPDYDGANTENVSIVSIEGQTFPVEVAYTEEPVQDYIAAAVDSVWSLHIHEPPGDVLVFLTGREEIEQVIQALADRAASNPKGLPMHLLPLCGGLSSAEQNAVFMPAPRGTRKVVVSTNVAESSVTIDGIVYVVDCGYTKEKQLDPSSGMDILSVVPASQAALAQRAGRAGRTRPGKCLRLFPVSALSSLRTTTVPELVRTDPAPYLLQLKALGIDNVARFDFVPPAPNAEAMATALTYLASLQALDSFGRLQPLGERIAEAPLDPMMARALLYAAHTGCAEEMLTIAAMSSVDTPFTAYLNGPAIDVAAEIERRKFVAEEGDQLTLLNVYNAFVHPRIGRASPKWAAKHGLSYNTLRRAQTIRAQLHKYATLHWHLPMQSRTEPDVLLKCLVAGYFKNAAVRMDDGSYKAVLHGVPLHAHPSSVLFTRASPSRYVLYQEVTHTTKAMIRDIAVIEQAWLLEIAPHYYELHRPALRY; this is encoded by the exons ATGGCGTTTTGGAAGCCCGGGGTGGGGCGGCCGGGTACGTTGACGACGCGACTGATTGCAGCGAGTGCCCTAGACCGTGCCAGTGTGCGCGAGAGCGATGCATCTATCGATGTATCCGCAGCCTTTGcaccgccgagcgccgagcTCAAATCACGGCTCCCTGTAGCGAAGCACAGAAACGCGCTCCTCTACCTTGTCGAGCAACACGGGGTTGTGATCGTTGTGGGTCATACCGGAAGCGGCAAAACGACAC AAATTCCACAGTACCTTTTGGAGGCTGGCTGGGCTGCCGACGGCCGCCAAATTGTGTGtacgcagccgcgccgcgtcgctgcgacCTCTGTTGCTGCGCGTGTAGCGCAAGAGATGGGGGTGCGGGTGGGAGAAGAAGTGGGATATGCGGTGCGGTTTGAGAACTGTACGGATCCGCAGCGCACAAGGCTCAAGTACGTCACGCCTGGGCTGCTCTTCAGGGAATGTATGCAGGATCCATTGTTGAGTCGGTACAGCGTCGTGAtggtcgacgaggcgcacgagcgcggcgtatACACAGATCTGCTGATTGCGGTGCTGAAAAA AATCCAGCGCAAAAGGCCAGCGCTCCGCATTCTCctttccagcgcgacaCTGGACGCGGAGGCATTTGCGCGGTATTTCGACCCCGACTACGACGGAGCCAACACCGAAAACGTGTCGATTGTGTCGATTGAAGGACAGACGTTTCCCGTCGAAGTGGCCTACACGGAGGAACCTGTGCAAGACTATATCGCGGCAGCTGTGGACAGTGTATGGTCGCTGCACATCCATGAGCCCCCCGGGGACGTTTTGGTGTTTCTAACAGGGCGTGAAGAGATTGAGCAGGTGATacaggcgcttgcggatcGCGCAGCCAG CAACCCGAAAGGACTTCCGATGCATCTTCTCCCACTCTGCGGTGGCCTCTCTTCTGCAGAGCAAAATGCGGTATTCATGCCGGCGCCACGCGGCACACGCAAAGTGGTTGTATCGACTAACGTAGCCGAGTCCAGCGTCACGATCGACGGCATCGTGTACGTGGTCGATTGCGGGTATACCAAGGAAAAACAGCTCGATCCAAGCTCGGGAATGGACATTCTTTCCGTCGTGCCAGCGTcccaagcggcgctcgctcagcgcgcaggccgtgctgggcgcacGCGGCCTGGAAAATGCTTACGCCTCTTTCCCGTATCCGCCCTATCCTCGCTACGCACCACAACAGTGCCGGAATTGGTGCGCACGGACCCAGCACCCTACCTTTTGCAGCTCAAAGCGCTGGGAATTGACAatgtcgcgcgcttcgactTTGTGCCGCCTGCCCCAAATGCAGAGGCCATGGCCACGGCACTGACCTACCTTGCAAGTCTCCAGGCGCTGGACTCGTTCGGAAGGCTACAGCCATTaggcgagcgcatcgccgaggCACCTTTGGATCCAATGATGGCACGTGCC CTCTtgtacgctgcgcacactggCTGCGCGGAAGAAATGCTGACAATTGCGGCAATGAGCTCTGTAGATACGCCGTTTACCGCCTACCTAAACGGCCCCGCGATCGACGTCGCCGCCGAgatcgagcgccgcaaattCGTCGCGGAGGAAGGCGACCAGCTGACGCTGCTGAACGTGTACAATGCATTTGTTCACCCACGCATTgggcgcgcgtcgccgaAATGGGCGGCCAAGCACGGGCTTTCTTACAATAccctgcggcgcgcccagACGATCCGTGCGCAGCTACACAAGTACGCAACACTGCACTGGCACCTGCCCATGCAAAGTCGCACAGAGCCAGACGTGCTGCTCAAGTGCCTTGTCGCGGGGTATTTCAAGAATGCCGCGGTGCGTATGGATGACGGCAGCTACAAGGCTGTATTACACGGCGTACCCTTGCATGCACATCCTTCCTCGGTCCTATTCACCAGGGCGTCGCCATCGCGCTACGTGCTCTACCAAGAAGTGACGCACACAACCAAGGCCATGATTCGCGATATTGCCGTGATCGAGCAGGCATGGCTGCTGGAGATCGCACCGCACTATTACGAGCTACATAGACCCGCACTGCGGTACTAG
- the MSM1 gene encoding methionine--tRNA ligase (EggNog:ENOG503NWSF; BUSCO:EOG09263NXM; COG:J), producing the protein MLGRRAALLEEGLLRALHTARAAPRLARTLSTKPYYITTPIFYVNAAPHIGHLHSDILADVLCRYQTVRTNGWSRHASPTYPPPTRPYFSTGTDEHGMKVQRVAESRGIAPRALCDQVSQRFEDLAYAIGLQHTRFIRTTDADHAEAVRTFWRTLVRNGHIYLGRHEGWYSVSDEAFYPETQIQQVEQDGETFHIATESGQRVEWTTEVNYKFRLSAFRERLIAWLEARPNAIVPYAVYDHVLSELRQGLGDLSVSRPRSRLHWGVTVPDDADHTIYVWVDALVNYLTAVGYPNTDTYSFQAWPADVHVVGKDIVRFHAIYWPALLMAADLPLPTTVLAHAHWTVEKAKMSKSRGNSVDPFEALATYGVDTLRAFLMRVGGNLGTDADYSATQVEAFQRKYLQGQLGNLLSRILAPKIQARLAASAQDEMLAAPQLSKDEAELWQTLVALPHVWDDCMTRYELAKAMQSAFHVIGLANEYVQRVAPWSAETDVDAVRRAVYAATETLRVVGILLQPMMPTAMTSLLDTLCVEERTWDACCIHRDAIPLRLAKFKIPPLFPRALSK; encoded by the exons ATGCTtggtcgccgcgccgcgctgctggaagaAGGACTgttgcgtgcgctgcacacggcgcgcgctgcaccccggcttgcacgcacgctgaGCACCAAACCGTATTATATCACGACCCCTATATTTTACGTaaacgcagcgccgcatatAGGGCACCTGCACTCGGATATCCTGGCAGATGTGCTGTGCAGGTACCAAACGGTACGAACGAATGGATGGTCGCGCCATGCCTCACCCACATACCCGCCGCCAACCAGGCCCTATTTTTCCACAGGTACGGACGAGCACGGAATGAAGGTCCAGCGTGTCGCAGAGAGCCGCGGgatcgcgccgcgagcCCTGTGCGACCAAGTGAGCCAACGATTCGAG GATCTTGCGTATGCAATTGGCCTGCAGCATACACGCTTTATCCGCACAACCGATGCGGACCATGCAGAGGCGGTGCGCACGTTCTGG CGCACGCTGGTCCGCAATGGCCATATTTACTTGGGCAGGCACGAGGGGTGGTACAGTGTATCTGACGAGGCGTTCTACCCCGAGACGCAAATCCAGCAGGTGGAGCAGGACGGTGAGACGTTCCACATTGCGACAGAGAGCGGCCAGCGCGTCGAATGGACAACCGAGGTGAATTACAAGTTCCGGCTCTCGGCCTTTCGTGAGCGGCTCATAGCATggctcgaggcgcgccCCAATGCCATTGTGCCTTATGCCGTGTACGATCACGTCCTTTccgagctgcgccaagGACTCGGTGATCTGTCCGTGTCTCGCCCGCGGAGCAGGCTGCATTGGGGCGTGACGGTCCCCGATGACGCAGACCATACCATCTACGTATGGGTCGATGCATTGGTAAACTACTTGACCGCCGTGGGATACCCAAACACAGACACATATTCTTTCCAAGCATGGCCCGCCGATGTGCACGTCGTCGGGAAGGATATCGTGCGCTTCCATGCCATCTACTGGCCGGCTCTGCTCATGGCCGCTGACCTGCCGCTGCCCACGACCGTactcgcgcacgctcacTGGACGGTGGAGAAGGCCAAGAtgtccaagtcgcgcggGAATTCGGTGGATCCGTtcgaggcgcttgccaCCTACGGAGTCGATACCCTCCGCGCCTTTCTCAtgcgcgtcggcggcaaTCTCGGCACCGATGCAGATTACAGCGCCACGCAGGTCGAGGCATTCCAGCGCAAGTACCTGCAGGGCCAGCTGGGCAATCTACTTTCACGCATCCTTGCGCCCAAgatccaagcgcgcctcgcagcgagcgcacaGGACGAAAtgctcgcggcgccgcagctaTCAAAAGACGAGGCAGAGCTGTGGCAAACGTTGGTGGCTCTGCCACACGTGTGGGACGATTGCATGACGCGCTACGAGTTGGCCAAGGCTATGCAGTCCGCATTCCATGTGATTGGGCTTGCGAACGAGTATGTACAGCGGGTCGCACCATGGTCCGCAGAGACAGACGTggatgcggtgcgccgcgctgtgtACGCTGCAACAGAGACACTGCGCGTCGTGGGCATCCTTCTACAGCCCATGATGCCAACCGCAATGACCAGCTTGCTCGACACGCTATGTGTAGAGGAGCGTACATGGGATGCATGCTGCATACACCGCGACGCGATCCCCCTGCGGCTCGCGAAATTCAAAATCCCGCCGCTGTTCCCGCGGGCACTCAGCAAATAG
- a CDS encoding uncharacterized protein (EggNog:ENOG503NY8P; TransMembrane:1 (i179-198o); COG:U) — MIVLALVAEDSRVLAESHDAEHARFLTAASAILGKIDSHTASRLSYAYESWFFHYIAEDGLVFLAVSDADSGRRVSFAFLAQLQKEYNAMPPSANTQPKLDALRAQFNQSPDSDPIRRAQSELGSVKDVVTQNMEQILSRGEQIELLMDRTDTAANQSLAFRRRAVGLRREMWWRNMRVVGIVAFCAVLLLYFIISSLS, encoded by the exons ATGATAGTGTTGGCACTGGTGGCAGAGGACAGCAGGGTGCTGGCAGAGTCACACGATGCTGAGCACGCGCGGTTTTTG ACTGCGGCATCAGCGATCCTCGGCAAGATTGATTCGCACACCGCGTCGCGTCTTTCGTACGCATATGAATCGTGGTTCTTTCACTACATTGCCGAGGACGGGCTTGTGTTTTTAGCTGTGAGCGATGCAGACTCAGGAAGGCGTGTTTCGTTCGCGTTTCTTGCACAGCTACAGAAGGAG TACAATGCCatgccgccgagcgcgaatACTCAGCCTAAGCTGGATGCACTCCGAGCACAATTTAACCAAAGCCCCGACTCGGATCCTATTAGGCGCGCGCAGTCGGAGTTGGGAAGTGTCAAGGATGTGGTTACACAGAATATGGAGCAGATCCTgagccgcggcgagcagaTCGAGTTGCTGATGGACCGCACGGATACTGCTGCGAACCAATCGCTTGCGTTCCGTCGTAGGGCTGTCggactgcgccgcgagatGTGGTGGCGGAACATGCGCGTGGTTGGAATTGTTGCATTCTGTGCCGTGCTCCTCTTGTATTTTATTATTTCGTCGTTGTCGTAG
- a CDS encoding uncharacterized protein (COG:U; EggNog:ENOG503NWUP): MQQLQAYLARAPVPGGAPGSKEALVHMYSDLSGQAHSNSAAFRARVAWWTTTLETVQWDGLQGPGATVMRIDAGMPNRWAMDTIGRPLCIAVVVEDAAVHQRYMRLDEFLARAAPLHAKRALYSTVLVDWVAKPAWRAAARIFVADADEVGDEAVWPRVYGEWVLVPNVERAAALFVASLALDPPSMLESIMTRAEMQRRLQALRDPDAGKRVPISDTDAKVLLRYLERDANILVVDDDVVKLVRPTDAHRGIQESDRGILAVRQMHAQLTAQVDELERRVDSARARIMDALRKKQPEETAKSYLRTKKQLEELLGRRVGALETVSQLLLKLEQAAGDAEILQTYERSSSALQQILADPLLQPDRVDKTMDALAESVSQQESIEDAMRTDHVDDDEIAAELEKLALGEEEAKQTSSMPSAPLHAPEPSKASTAAPKEPTTPDQRTPAFA, from the exons ATGCAGCAATTGCAAGCAtatttggcgcgcgcacctgtccccggcggcgcgcccggcTCGAAAGAAGCGCTTGTGCACATGTACTCGGATCTTTCTGGCCAGGCACACTCGAATTCGGCTGCGTTCCGCGCCCGAGTCGCATGGTGGACGACGACATTGGAGACGGTGCAATGGGACGGTTTGCAAGGTCCCGGCGCTACAGTGATGCGCATAGATGCAGGGATGCCGAACCGGTGGGCTATGGATACAATTGGCCGCCCACTGTGTATTGCAGTTGTGGTTGAGGACGCAGCCGTGCACCAGCGATACATGCGTTTGGACGAATTTCTCGCTCGGGCCGCTCCGCTCCAtgcaaagcgtgcgctgtACAGCACCGTGCTGGTCGATTGGGTTGCCAAGCCGGCGTGGCGTGCGGCGGCACGTATATTTGTTGCAGACGCGGACGAAGTGGGAGATGAGGCGGTATGGCCGCGCGTGTATGGCGAATGGGTCCTCGTGCCGaatgtcgagcgcgccgcggcgctctttgtcgcgtcgctggcgtTGGATCCGCCCAGCATGCTCGAATCTATAATGACACGTGCAGAGATGCAGCGTAGGCTGCAAGCATTGCGCGATCCAGATGCTGGAAAGCGTGTGCCCATCTCTGATACCGACGCCAAGGTACTGCTGCGGTacttggagcgcgatgcaaacaTACTTGTAGTCGATGATGATGTGGTGAAACTTGTACGACCGACGGATGCACACCGGGGCATTCAAGAGTCAGACCGAGGCATCCTTGCAGTGCGCcaaatgcacgcacagctTACCGCACAAGTGGACGAGTTGGAGCGCCGTGTGGATAG tgcacgcgcacggattatggatgcgctgcggaaGAAGCAGCCCGAAGAGACGGCGAAATCCTATCTGCGCACAAAAAAGCAGCTCGAGGAATTGCTGGGCCGGCGTGTCGGAGCGCTCGAGACGGTGAGCCAGCTGTTATTGAAGCTCGAGCAGGCTGCAGGCGACGCAGAG ATTCTGCAAACGTACGAGCGATCCTCGTCGGCATTGCAGCAGATTCTTGCGGACCCACTCTTGCAGCCCGACCGTGTGGACAAGACCATGGACGCTTTGGCAGAGTCGGTATCGCAGCAGGAATCAATCGAAGATGCAATGCGTACCGACCAtgtggacgacgacgaaatTGCCGCGGAGCTCGAAAAGCTTGCGCTGGGAGAGGAGGAGGCGAAGCAGACATCGTCGATGCCTTCGGCACCACTGCATGCGCCCGAGCCAAGCAAGGCATCTACTGCTGCGCCCAAAGAGCCCACCACTCCAGACCAACGTACACCGGCATTTGCCTAG
- a CDS encoding uncharacterized protein (COG:K; EggNog:ENOG503PJUQ) yields the protein MSDTSVYQSGRPRRSTTQYDLSEKMEEEEASLAPTLKRQRGSRTLHRKTDHSVIERRRREKINDRLLCLQETVPACREKAFEHFKKKPCPHGTGTSAERIGSEMVLEKLCIISHTVDYVMELRKQLEAYRAMCTCEPEIPSPNEHTEEHAQFAHDGQPRTCTRSPNEDSLSPTPVKDEAMPIKEESKSLKLERKKHRTPEYEQCSSPEIDAWEEHIATPCIHHAPLPSVPAMHAWSCMRPHTYPHPHAHAHAHAHAHSHAHAHAHAHWLPPYMAPACHYPPPRIPKHQPRREASYGLHDSDHGWYTHRLPRPVKGYADEYEPPRKHSCSASRLSFPQACDAEHGMRLPKRSKVE from the coding sequence ATGTCGGACACGAGCGTGTACCAGAGCGGGCGGCCACGCCGGAGCACGACCCAGTATGATTTGAGCGAAAAGatggaggaggaggaagcTTCTCTGGCACCTACACTGAAGCGCCAGCGGGgatcgcgcacgctgcataGGAAAACGGACCACTCGGTGATTgagcgccgccgtcgcgaAAAGATCAACGATCGATTGCTGTGTTTGCAAGAAACGGTACCTGCATGCCGCGAAAAGGCGTTTGAGCACTTTAAAAAAAAGCCGTGTCCGCATGGGACTGGGACGAGCGCGGAGCGGATCGGCAGCGAGATGGTCCTTGAAAAGCTGTGCATCATTTCACATACCGTCGACTATGTCATGGaactgcgcaagcagctggaAGCGTACCGCGCCATGTGTACTTGCGAGCCAGAGATCCCATCGCCAAATGAGCACACCGAAGAACACGCCCAATTTGCTCACGATGGACAGCCGCGCACTTGCACACGATCACCCAATGAGGATTCCTTGTCGCCAACGCCGGTTAAGGACGAGGCCATGCCGATCAAGGAGGAGAGCAAATCCCTAAAATTAGAGCGCAAAAAGCATCGCACCCCAGAGTACGAGCAATGCAGCTCTCCGGAAATAGATGCATGGGAAGAGCATATTGCTACGCCATGTATTCACCACGCTCCGCTTCCTTCCGTTcctgcgatgcacgcgtgGTCGTGCATGCGGCCCCACACGTATCCTCACCCACACGCTCATGCTCATGCTCATGCCCACGCCCACTCCCACGCCCATGCCCATGCCCACGCACACTGGCTGCCGCCATATATGGCCCCTGCATGCCATTATCCTCCGCCACGCATACCCAAACaccagccgcgccgcgaagcgaGCTATGGGCTTCACGATTCGGACCATGGATGGTACACACATCGGCTTCCTCGGCCCGTAAAAGGGTATGCGGACGAGTACGAGCCTCCGCGCAAGCACTCGTGCAGTGCGTCACGCCTCTCATTTCCACAGGCATGTGATGCTGAGCATGGCATGCGCTTGCCCAAACGGTCCAAGGTCGAGTAG
- a CDS encoding 2-dehydropantoate 2-reductase (EggNog:ENOG503NZBB; COG:E) — MRVLVVGAGAVGCFYASRLDPSAFVGLVCRSNYDAVHAHGISMKTSSFGDYHYQPNAVYAAAENAAMDGPWDFVLVATKVNTSLTAADIIASVVSQSTTIVLIQNGVMIESPFRARFPETPILSAVTVVAATLVEPNVAAQYRWTRISLGPYSDFYAHDDTPLQKQLLERATDAMRTLAQLWKNGGISDVEEHSARDIQLVRWHKLSINAAFNASSVLAGCIGNGEAVRDPYLRAHIKACMEEVLDATETVFGVPMPARFASPDKIIRSNEKNVGSKSSMLQDWEAHRPMELDAILKSPLELAEKHGVSMPRLQSMYALLRSAEAQRRA, encoded by the coding sequence ATGCGTGTATTGGTCGTTGGTGCGGGTGCGGTCGGCTGCTTTTACGCAAGCAGGCTCGACCCGTCTGCTTTTGTGGGACTTGTGTGTCGTTCCAACTATGATGCCGTGCATGCCCACGGGATTTCGATGAAGACAAGCAGTTTTGGTGATTACCACTACCAGCCCAATGCAGTCTacgccgctgcagaaaACGCTGCCATGGACGGCCCATGGGATTTCGTGCTCGTCGCTACGAAAGTAAACACGTCTTTGACTGCAGCGGATATTATCGCATCGGTCGTGTCGCAATCGACAACAATCGTGCTTATCCAAAACGGCGTCATGATCGAATCCCCgttccgcgcgcgattcCCCGAAACGCCAATTCTATCGGCCGTCACGGTCGTCGCCGCGACACTTGTCGAGCCCAATGTCGCCGCGCAGTACCGCTGGACACGGATCAGTCTTGGTCCGTACTCGGATTTCTACGCACACGACGACACTCCCCTGCAgaagcagctgctcgagcgtgcaacggatgccatgcgcacgcttgcaCAGTTGTGGAAGAACGGCGGCATCAGCGATGTTGAGGAGCACAGTGCACGCGATATTCAGCTCGTCCGCTGGCACAAGCTGTCCATCAATGCGGCATTCAACGCTTCGAGCGTCCTTGCAGGGTGTATTGGCAACGGCGAAGCCGTACGCGATCCGTACCTGCGTGCGCATATAAAGGCATGCATGGAAGAAGTACTCGACGCTACGGAAACGGTGTTTGGTGTACCAATGCCTGCACGCTTTGCCAGCCCCGACAAAATCATTCGAAGCAATGAGAAGAACGTGGGCAGCAAGTCCAGCATGCTCCAGGACTGGGAGGCGCACCGCCCTATGGAGCTCGATGCGATCCTAAAGAGTCCACTGGAACTTGCAGAAAAGCACGGTGTATCtatgccgcgcttgcagagTATGTATGCACttctgcgcagcgcagaagcgcagcggcgtgcctaG